In Rhodothermus marinus DSM 4252, a single genomic region encodes these proteins:
- the rnc gene encoding ribonuclease III, which translates to MRGLLERLQRWLRPAETTAPETTETLEIVRRLTDLPVRNAALYEQALTHRSVLRGQPDSHLHSNERLEFLGDAVLGFVVAAYLYEHFPDRNEGFLTRLRAKLVNREALAQAARRLGLGAHVRLSENMERAGGRDNDSILSDAFEALVGAIYLDLGLEAARAFVERALLAPLDLEALARRPDNYKSLLLEFAQARGWPQPRYRVVAEEGPSHARTFTVEAWIGNRRLGRGTAGSKKQAEQQAAREALARLQATETVEEDGT; encoded by the coding sequence ATGAGAGGATTGCTGGAGCGACTGCAGAGGTGGCTGCGACCGGCCGAAACGACGGCGCCGGAGACAACCGAGACGCTGGAAATCGTGCGACGCCTGACGGACCTTCCGGTCCGTAATGCCGCGCTCTATGAACAGGCGCTGACGCACCGCAGCGTGCTGCGCGGGCAGCCCGACAGTCATCTGCATTCGAACGAGCGGCTGGAGTTTCTGGGTGACGCCGTGCTGGGCTTCGTTGTGGCGGCCTATCTGTACGAGCACTTCCCGGATCGCAACGAGGGCTTCCTGACCCGGCTTCGGGCCAAGCTGGTCAATCGCGAGGCGCTGGCACAGGCCGCCCGTCGGCTGGGACTGGGGGCGCACGTGCGGCTGAGTGAAAACATGGAGCGGGCCGGCGGACGGGACAACGATTCGATTCTGTCGGATGCGTTCGAGGCGCTTGTCGGGGCGATCTATCTGGATCTGGGGCTGGAGGCCGCGCGCGCGTTCGTGGAGCGTGCGCTGCTGGCGCCGCTCGATCTGGAGGCGCTGGCCCGGCGGCCGGACAACTACAAGAGCCTGTTGCTTGAATTCGCCCAGGCGCGGGGGTGGCCGCAGCCGCGCTATCGCGTGGTGGCCGAAGAGGGACCCAGCCATGCCCGGACGTTCACCGTGGAGGCCTGGATCGGCAACCGACGGCTGGGTCGAGGCACGGCCGGCAGTAAGAAACAGGCCGAGCAGCAGGCTGCCCGGGAGGCGCTCGCCCGTCTGCAGGCGACCGAAACGGTCGAGGAAGACGGCACCTGA
- a CDS encoding damage-control phosphatase ARMT1 family protein, with product MNVTVVVPSPLRGTDPDSFAERTVRERWPRIVAQTIRENDFPEAVNERLWALHRELPDGPIRPIQDPGAPDLPLWDEWVAPYLGETWASAPWLFTEHYLYRRILEATGYFQPGPTYLHDPFRKQKTEALDPAAEAVIVLARAANERATQPELARAQLPLLVRTALWGNQIDLSMWSAGEAPRHLGTDRETAHLLADDTDALLAHLEAVAPARIDLLADNAGFELLCDLVLVDGLLAAGYAHTVVLHLKAHPTFVSDAMIADVLETLDVLAAAPDPAPRALTERLRGYLAAGRLRLSDSFIWNCPLPMRAFPKLPLADLARSNLVIAKGDANYRRLVDDAHWPFTTPFAEVVGYFPAPLLALRTLKAEVVVGLDEARIREVAAQDPEWMTNGHWGVIQFYRPAR from the coding sequence ATGAACGTAACCGTTGTCGTTCCGTCGCCGTTGCGGGGTACCGATCCGGACTCGTTTGCCGAACGCACGGTTCGAGAGCGCTGGCCGCGCATTGTGGCCCAGACGATTCGCGAAAACGACTTTCCCGAAGCGGTCAACGAGCGGCTGTGGGCACTGCACCGGGAGCTGCCGGACGGCCCCATCCGTCCGATTCAGGATCCGGGCGCCCCGGATCTGCCGCTCTGGGATGAGTGGGTGGCCCCATATCTGGGTGAAACCTGGGCCTCGGCACCCTGGCTTTTTACCGAACACTACCTGTACCGGCGCATCCTCGAAGCGACCGGCTATTTCCAGCCCGGTCCTACCTATCTACATGATCCATTTCGGAAGCAGAAAACGGAAGCACTGGATCCGGCCGCCGAGGCCGTGATCGTGCTGGCCCGTGCCGCCAACGAGCGGGCCACGCAGCCGGAGCTGGCCCGCGCCCAGTTGCCCCTGCTGGTACGTACGGCGCTCTGGGGCAATCAGATCGACCTGAGCATGTGGTCGGCCGGCGAAGCGCCCCGTCACCTGGGCACCGATCGGGAAACGGCCCACCTGCTGGCCGACGACACCGACGCGCTGCTGGCCCACCTCGAAGCGGTGGCACCGGCCCGCATCGACCTGCTGGCCGACAACGCCGGCTTCGAGCTGCTGTGCGACCTGGTGCTCGTCGATGGCCTGCTGGCGGCCGGCTACGCCCACACCGTCGTACTGCACCTGAAGGCGCACCCCACGTTCGTCTCCGACGCGATGATCGCAGACGTGCTGGAGACGCTCGACGTGCTGGCCGCCGCTCCGGATCCCGCTCCCCGCGCTCTGACCGAACGCCTGCGTGGCTATCTGGCGGCGGGACGTCTTCGCCTTTCGGACAGCTTCATCTGGAACTGTCCGCTGCCCATGCGGGCCTTCCCGAAGCTTCCGCTGGCCGATCTGGCCCGCTCCAACCTGGTCATCGCCAAAGGCGACGCCAACTACCGCCGCCTGGTGGACGACGCCCACTGGCCCTTTACGACGCCTTTTGCCGAAGTGGTGGGTTACTTTCCGGCCCCCCTATTGGCGCTGCGCACGCTCAAAGCTGAAGTGGTGGTGGGGCTCGACGAAGCGCGCATCCGCGAAGTCGCCGCGCAGGACCCGGAGTGGATGACAAATGGTCACTGGGGCGTGATTCAGTTCTACCGCCCTGCCCGCTGA